The uncultured Carboxylicivirga sp. genomic interval TTTCAATCTTCGCAACTCTTCATTTTTAACAAGAAAAGCATATGGTTTTTCAGTAGTATAATCACGATATGAGCTTCTTTTCGATGCAACTTTGATTAACCTACATTTGAGTTCCAAATGGTATATCAAATCTTTTACCTTATAGTGGTTTTCATTTGCATATCCAATATGAAATCCTTCCTGAATAAGGTTTAATATTCTATCATTTATATTTCGGTTTTCACCTATAATTCTTTTAGCTATTTCTATACTTTGGTCATAACCATTCATTAACGAACTTTTCTCATTTGTTTTATGTAGCATATAATTTGATTTAAATTAGACGTTTGATTTCATTCTAATTTATATATACCCCAAAACAGAAATAGTTTATTTTTTTTCTGAATCATTCAGAGCTGTAAGCTTATTTTTCTGCTGTTGAATTTGTAATTCAAACTTCTTAATATCCGTTTTTGCTTTATCTCTCTTTTTTTCAAGACTTGCAATGAATTGCTTAATACTCTTAATTCTCGTTCCCATATTTTATATATTAAAACTCAACATTCCTAAATCACAAAAAATGTCTTCTTTTATCAGAAGAAGACATTTTGTATATCTCGCAAAGCGTTGTATATTAGATATATGTAGCGTTTTTTAGATTTGATATTATATTTTAATGTCTTCTTTTGTTGTTTTTCTGGGGTAAATGGTCATTTATATGTATTTTTAAAACAAAAAAATCATGAGTATTAAGGGTTCTACTACAACAGCATCATATATGGATTTCGATAAGCTTATAAATTTAGGATTTCGAATAATTAAAAATGAATCTAATTTTAAAATTGGCCTTATAATATTAGTAGGCGCAAATACTGGGTTGAGAGCATCAGATATACTGTCCCTTAGGCATTTTCACCTAAATAACACCACAGGTCAATTTTCGATTAGAGAGAAAAAAACAGGCAAGAAAAGAATCATAACGATAAATGACCATTTGAAGAGGGCTTATAGCATATTTTTAAGTCGTTGTGAAACACCAATAGATGATGACGACTTCTTGTTTGTTAGCCAAAAAAATACCGTATATACGGTTCGTTCTATAAATAGATTATTAAAAGAGGTTATACCAAATAAAAAGGGGCTTAATGTATCAAGCCATCTGCTACGTAAAAGTTTCGGTCGTGCTGTGTGGGAAAAGTTTGGTGAATCTGAAAAGAGCCTTATTTATTTATCCGAAATATTCAACCACTCTTCTATATCCCTGACAAGGAGGTATTTAGGTATTCGTCAATCTGAAATTAGTAATATATACACAAATTTATAGCCAACTAAGCCCCTAAAAATTAGTAATAAAAAGAAACTCTTTCTTATCCCAACGTATATAAGTAATATAAATAATACTCTAAGAATGAAAAGAATTTATTTAAACGAAATATTACCAAAAATTCGTAAGACTGATATAAGAGCTGCTATTCAATGGTGTATAAGAAATAATGTTGCAATCTGTGAAGATGGAAGAGATAAGTATTGCGTATATGATGATTTTGTAAAAGCGTATAATAAGCCTTCAAAAAAAGGACTGAAGCAGAAGGAAGAACTTTCATTTGAAAAGAAAAAAACCAGTTATGCCCCAAGAAAAGTTTCAAATAAAGGATATAATCCTCAGAGTGATGAGGCACGAAGTTTTTTAGATTCAATTGATTAAGAAGATGAGTGAAATTCTAAAATACAAACCTTTTGTTGGATTGCAGATTAAATGTAATTCCTGCGGAAGACTATTGCACAAAAAAATTCCCAAAGTTGAGGGATGTAAGCACCCATTGAATAAGCAGATATATAAGGCTGTTCTGACGGTTCCAAATTCAGGGGGCAAAAGAACAACAAGGAATTTAATATCTCGTAATTATGAAGATGCAATAGCTGAGCTTTTAGCATTTAGGAGTGAAGTTAGCGGAAAGAAACCAGAGGCCTTTTTTGAAACAAAGTCAAAACCAAAAATACTTATTTATACGATTGCATTATATTTAGATTTTCTTTCTGATGTAAATGTTCCCGAACATAAGAAAAAGCACAACTCCAAAACGCACATAGCACAGCAAAGTTCTATGTTTAAACTATTCATTAAATTTCTAAAATCTAAGTTTATTGAAATTAAAAATTTCGAGATTACACAGATAGATGAATTTATAGTAGGTGATTATTATAAGTTTTTATCGAAATACAGCAAAAGTAATTACACCTTTAATCACGCCATGAAGAGCATGAGAGCTTTATTTGATTTTCTCATCAATAAAAAATTTATTACATCTAACCCGTTCAAAGATGTAAATCTAAAAAGTGAGAAAAGCACAAACATTACAGTTTCCCCACAAGATTTTTATGAATTATTACAGGTTATCAATCCGCAAAATGCGATTGATTTGGTTGGTAAAACAAAACGAAATATGTTTAAACCTTGGTTAAGAGATATATTTAAACTTAAAGCATATACGGGAAGAAGAAATGAAGAGGTAGCGCTTATGAAATGGAATTGGATTTTTTCAGATGGTCAAAATCCTATATATATGAAATGCCCTAATATAAAAGTTAATAAACAGAAAAATAACGAACAAGAATTAGATAAAGAATATAATTACATCCCCATTGCTAAGGAGTTAAAAGAAGTCTTATTTAATTTAGGATTTGAAGAAAAAATTGATTCAGATGAGTTTATTATCGCTCCAAAATCCACAAACAGAAAAACCATAGAAGACCAAACAAGTAAAGCGTTTAGTTTCTTTTTTAAGAAGTTAAATCGTTCATATAATTTAGAATACAATTATCTGAGAAAAACATACATAACTCAATTAGAGATTTTTGGTATGCAAAATATATCGCTGGTTAATGAACATGGTAATAAAATGATAACGAATAAGCATTATATTAACGAGATTGATATAGCAAAGTTTATTGCGAAAAGTAATTTCAGGGTATTCCCAGAAGAAGAATCTTCAAATAATGCACCCACAACAGCACCTAACGAAAAAGCGCCCAGAGTGGAAGCCCCCGAACGCCTTGATTTTCAATGTGGAGAATATCGGAATCGAACCGATGACCTTTTGACTGCCAGTCAAACGCTCTAGCCAACTGAGCTAATCCCCCAATATGCAAAAACAGTCTTAGTTGTTTTAGCGATGCAAATATACATGTTTTTTCATAACATGATGTTTCGTGCGAAAAAAAAAATAGGATATTGCACTTTTGGCGTGTTTATTGTATATTCTATAATTGGTAATAAATTAATTGAAGCAAGAAAATAGAGGTGTTTGTTTCTAAAGCGGAGGTTGATACTTGATTTATGTCATGAAACCATAAAGATGTTGAGAAAACAGATAAAAACTGTTCAAAATAGCATGGAAATTGATTTTAAAATTCTATTTTTATGCACTCAAAAAAATGAGAATAGGGTATTGTTCCCTATGTAACATGAATAAAACTATTATTGATAGCTATCTTTAGGCACCAAAACTTTGATCTATTATGGAAGTAAAAAAGTCGCCGAAGGCAGATCTTGAGAACAAGAAGAGTGTCTTTATGCAGATTGGCTTGGTGGTTACTCTGGCACTCGTATTGATTGCTTTTGAGTGGACATCAACTGATGTGGACGTCTCTCAGTTTGAGATGGCTGAAGACCTTGAAGCCGAGGAGGAAATTATGCCTATTACAAGGCAAGAGGAAGTGAAACCACCACCACCACCACCACCACCAAAAGTGACTGATGTATTGAACATCGTTGAGGATGATGTGGAGTTGGATGAGGAGTTAGACATTGAAGATACAGAAATGGAGGAAGATACAGAAGTTGATTTCTCTGATCTGGCAATGGATGAAGAGGAAGCAGAAGATGCGCCTGTATTCTTCATTGTAGAAGAGATGCCTGAATTCCCTGGAGGTGAAGAAGCATTACGTAAGTTTATTGCTCAATCAGTTAAGTATCCTGTAATTGCTCAGGAGAATGGTATTCAAGGGCGCGTTTACGTTTCTTTCGTTGTGAACACAAAAGGTGCTGTAACAGATGTTAAAATTGCACGTGGAGTGGATCCAAACTTGGATAAAGAAGCAATTCGCGTAGTAAACTCGATGCCGGCTTGGAAACCTGGTAAGCAAAGGGGTAAAGCAGTAAAAGTTTCTTATACTGTACCTATCAACTTTGTATTGCAATAGAATATTTTTATGTCTATATAAAAAACCCTCGCTCTTAGCGGGGGTTTTTTGTTGCTTATAATTCAGTATATTTGTGGCCATAAAACACTAGTGTGAATGATTGAAAATCTGTCGACTCAGCAGGAATTAGAGAGAGTAGTGCTGGTTAGTGTGAAAACACCCGAGGTAACCGAGCAACAAGTAACCGAATATTTGGATGAACTGGCGTTTCTGGCCGAAACTGCAGGAGCAGAACCGGTAAAGCGTTTTACGCAAAACTTGGCAATGCCCGATCCAAAAACATTTGTGGGAAGTGGAAAACTTCAGGAGATAGTTGATTATATGAAAGTGCACGAGGTGAAGACAATCATTTTTGATGATGAATTAACGCCTTCGCAACTTCGTAACCTTGAAAATAGTTTGAAAGTATTGGTATTGGATCGTACCAATCTTATACTTGATATATTTGCCCGACGTGCCCGAACAGCTCATGCTAAAACGCAGGTAGAGTTGGCACAATATCAATATTTACTTCCGCGATTAACTCGAATGTGGACTCACTTAGAGCGTCAGCGTGGTGGTATAGGTATGCGTGGACCTGGTGAAAAGGAGATTGAAACAGACCGTCGTATTATCAGAGATAAAATAGCAAAACTAAAGGTTGATCTGAAAAAGATAGATCAACAGATGTTTACTCAACGTCAAAACCGAGGGAAGCTGGTAAGAGTAGCTCTAGTAGGATATACCAATGTGGGTAAAAGTACCTTGATGAATGTTTTAAGTAAATCGGAAGTGTTTGCTGAGAATAAGTTATTCGCCACTTTGGATACTACAGTGCGTAAAGTTGTGGTTGATAATATTCCATTTTTGTTAGCCGATACGGTTGGATTTATTCGTAAGCTGCCTCATCACTTGGTAGAGTCGTTTAAATCAACCTTGGATGAGGTACGCGAGGCTGATGTATTGATGCATATTGTAGATGTATCTCACCCTGGATTCGAACAACAAATTGAAGTGGTTACACAAACTCTTAATGAGATTGATAAACGTGAAAAACCAACCATTTTAGTTTTCAATAAGGTAGATGCCTATTCATATATTCCTAAAGAAGAGGATGACTTAACACCTAAAACAAAGATTAACTTTTCGTTGGATGAATTGAAAGAAACCTGGATGGGAAAACAAGATAATTGCATTTTTATTTCAGCCAAAAACAAGGTTAATTTTATTGAGTTCAAAAAGGTATTATATGATGCTGTAAAGGAAATTCACACAAAACGATTTCCTTTTAATGATTATTTATATAATACTTATGAAGATGAAAACGAAGTAGAATAGATACTTATAAGAAAGAGTGCAATTTTAGCACTCTTTTTTGCTTTATTGGCGTAACAAAATGAACTTTATCTGGTACAAAAAGTAAGTTAATAACTAACAACCGGACGGATAGAGTATGTTTTCCTTTGATAAGTTCAAGATTAAAATATATCTGGTATACAGAGCATTCTTTTACCATTTGTTTTTTTGGATTGCCTCCTTTTCTTTATTTGTATTTATTTCGGGTATTGATTCTATTTATATCAATTATTTTGATATTCTTCTTAAAGATGATATTTACGGAAATACTTTTTTACTAAGTCTTTTCCTAGCTGTGTTATTTGCTTCTCTGGATGCAATGTTTTCAGATGTGATTCTGAGGAATTCACCTATAAGATTTCTAATTTCCTTACGTTTTGTTTTGTATTTTTTACTAGGGTATACAATTGTTTTTTTCTCTGAGAATAAGCAATTACAATGGGGCGATTTAATTGATTACCATGGTTTGATTAAGATAATGCCTCCTTTGTCATTAACGCATATCCGTTTTTTAATCTGGTTTTATATTTCATGTTTATTAAATAGTTTATTACGAAGTGTACTGCATAAGGTTGGCATCGATAATTTTATGCGATGGGCCTTGGGTATGATGAACAAACCAAGGGCCGAGAAGCGAATTTTTATGTTTATTGATATGAAATCTTCAGTTACGATTGCTGAAAATTTGAAGCACAAACACTTTAGCCATTTGGTACAGGATGTGTTCGCTGATTTAGCAATTGTTGAAAACTATCATGGAGAGATTTATCAGTATTTAGGAGATGGTGCTATTGTATCATGGAGCCTAAAGAAAGGCCTTAGAAATAATAACTGTCTTAAATCTTTTTATGCTTTTCAGAAAGTGATTAAACGAAAGTGGCGAATTTATGATTTTCGTTATGGGATGGTACCTGAGTTTAAGGCTGGGATTCATATTGGCGAAATTATGGTACTTCAGGTTGGACGACGTAAAAGAGATATTTCTTACAATGGTGATACTTTAAATACGACTGCGCGTATTGAATCAATGTGTAATGTTTGTAAAGAAAGTCTTTTGATATCGGGTGTATTATACGAATCGCTAAAAGAACGAGATGGTTTTAATTTTAAAGAAATAGACGGACAAAAAGTAAAACTGAAAGGGAAGCGCCAAGCTGTGCAAATCTATGGTGTAAAGCAAAAAAGTAAGACGAAGAAAAAGAAACGAAAAAAGGCCTGATGTAGCATCAGGCCTTAATAGTATTGTATGTGTTTGATTATTTAATCAAGCCTTCTTTAATCATATATTCTGCAATTTGAACAGCATTTAATGCAGCACCTTTTTTAATTTGATCAGAAACACACCAAAAGGCTAAACCGTTCGGATTTGCCAAATCAGCGCGTACACGTCCTACAAAAACTTCATCTTTACCAGCCAGGAATAATGGCATTGGATATTGTTTTTCTTGAGGTTCATCCATTAAAATAACTCCATCTGCATTACGGAAAGCTTCTTGTGCTTGTTCAGGAGCAATTGCATTTTCAGTTTCTAACCAAATGGATTCTGAATGTGCGCGAAGAATTGGAACACGAACACAAGTTGCACTTACGCGTATATCACTGTGCATTATTTTTCGTGTTTCGTTAAACATTTTCATCTCTTCTTTGGTATAGTTGTTATCGGTAAAAACATCAACCTGTGGAATCAAATTCATAGCCAATTGATATTGGAAAGCCGATACATCAATATTTTTCCCTTCAACAATTGCTTTAATCTGATTTTCTAATTCTGCCATACCACTTGCTCCGGCACCACTCGATGCTTGATATGTTGAAACGTGAACCTGTTTAATATGCGAAATTTCATTGATAGGTTTCAATGCAACAACCATTTGAATTGTTGTACAGTTTGGGTTGGCTATAATATTTCGAGGTGCATTCTTACAATCCTCTGCATTTACTTCAGGCACAACCAAAGGCACATCATCATCCATACGAAAGGCACTTGAGTTATCAATCATGATAGTGCCATGTTTGGTAATGGTTTCGGCAAAATCCTTTGACGTTCCTCCACCAGCAGAAGTCAAGGCAATGTCAATGCCCTTAAAATCATCGTTGTGTTTTAGCTCTTTTACAGTAAGTGTTTTGCCCTTGAATGTATAGGTTTTACCTGCACTACGAGATGATCCGAAAAGAACCAATTCATCTAAAGGGAAATTTCTTTCTTCCAACACTTTTAAAAACTCTTGTCCTACTGCGCCACTGGCACCAACGATTGCAACTTTCATTGTTGTAAAATTTTAATTATATTTAGTTAGGTGAGCATCTAATTAATTTATAGTGTATTGTTGGTGGTTGTATAAATGCTTCACCTAAATGCAAAAATAGAAATAATTGTAATAATCCGTCACCCTATGAAACGCTTTTTCCTGCTTTTAATGCTTTGGCCTACCGTTCTATTAGCACAATTAAACGAATCCTTTTCGGATGGTGAAATACTTAACAATCCTAACTGGTTTGGTCTGGTAGATAGCTTTATTGTAAATGCCGATTATAAGCTCCAATTAGATGCTCTTGTGGCAGGCTCATCATTTATCTATACTCAATCTGATGTGATCGAAGATGCTAGTTGGACTTTTGAAGTTATTAATCAGTTTAGTCCATCATCATCTAATTATACTCGGATCTTTTTAACAATGGATAATCCCGATCCGGAAAATATAAAGTATGGTGTTTATTGTGATGTTGGCCGTAATAGCGATCGACTTGAATTAGGTATTATTAAAGATGGCAATGAGGAGGTTATTATTGAGAGTGAAGACGGACTATTTGCAGCAAATACAAATTCGATAAATATTAACATCTCAAGGAATGAGGATTTGTGGCAATTATCTTATAATGTAGGTAACGGTGAAATTGTATTGGATTCAGTGACGTATCCAATTCGCTTTGCTTCAGCTTGGTTTGGGATATTATGTACTTATACCAAAACCCGTGCGAAGAAATTCCTTTTTGATAATATTATTATTGAAGGAGAGTCGTTACGCGATCGATATCCTCCTGAAATACTTATGTATCATGTTACAAATGGGGAAGAAATTACTATACAATTTAACGAAAGTTTGGATGAAACTTCCTTTGATGAAAAGAGTTTTTATCTGTCAAAATTGAAAAGATATGCTTCTTGGGTAACATATAACGAAAATCAAATTGTATTGTCTTTTAGTCCTGCTTTAGATGATGTGGAAGAAGAGAAGTTGATTATCTCCAATTTGGCCGATTTATCAGGAAATTTACTTTCAACAGAGCTTTTATTCAGTTTTAAAAGAGTAAAGGTTGAGGAGGTTAAAACTCAATCGTTGAATGAGCTTTGCTTTCGTTTTTCTAGAGCTATACCATTAAATAGTTGGACTGAGGCAAATTTACTTTTGAATAATGAAAAGGTGACGCATTTTGAAGTAGTTTCTTCAATGGATGATTTAGAATATCAATTGAAATTAACAAGTGATTTGGATAATGGGGCTGCATATTTATTACAGCTAAGTAATCTAAAAGATGACAGAGGAGATACTATCCGAACTTTTAGTCAGACTATAAGTTATTATCAGCCTCAACGATTTGATGTTGTTTTAAATG includes:
- the hflX gene encoding GTPase HflX, which encodes MIENLSTQQELERVVLVSVKTPEVTEQQVTEYLDELAFLAETAGAEPVKRFTQNLAMPDPKTFVGSGKLQEIVDYMKVHEVKTIIFDDELTPSQLRNLENSLKVLVLDRTNLILDIFARRARTAHAKTQVELAQYQYLLPRLTRMWTHLERQRGGIGMRGPGEKEIETDRRIIRDKIAKLKVDLKKIDQQMFTQRQNRGKLVRVALVGYTNVGKSTLMNVLSKSEVFAENKLFATLDTTVRKVVVDNIPFLLADTVGFIRKLPHHLVESFKSTLDEVREADVLMHIVDVSHPGFEQQIEVVTQTLNEIDKREKPTILVFNKVDAYSYIPKEEDDLTPKTKINFSLDELKETWMGKQDNCIFISAKNKVNFIEFKKVLYDAVKEIHTKRFPFNDYLYNTYEDENEVE
- a CDS encoding adenylate/guanylate cyclase domain-containing protein, giving the protein MFSFDKFKIKIYLVYRAFFYHLFFWIASFSLFVFISGIDSIYINYFDILLKDDIYGNTFLLSLFLAVLFASLDAMFSDVILRNSPIRFLISLRFVLYFLLGYTIVFFSENKQLQWGDLIDYHGLIKIMPPLSLTHIRFLIWFYISCLLNSLLRSVLHKVGIDNFMRWALGMMNKPRAEKRIFMFIDMKSSVTIAENLKHKHFSHLVQDVFADLAIVENYHGEIYQYLGDGAIVSWSLKKGLRNNNCLKSFYAFQKVIKRKWRIYDFRYGMVPEFKAGIHIGEIMVLQVGRRKRDISYNGDTLNTTARIESMCNVCKESLLISGVLYESLKERDGFNFKEIDGQKVKLKGKRQAVQIYGVKQKSKTKKKKRKKA
- a CDS encoding tyrosine-type recombinase/integrase; amino-acid sequence: MSIKGSTTTASYMDFDKLINLGFRIIKNESNFKIGLIILVGANTGLRASDILSLRHFHLNNTTGQFSIREKKTGKKRIITINDHLKRAYSIFLSRCETPIDDDDFLFVSQKNTVYTVRSINRLLKEVIPNKKGLNVSSHLLRKSFGRAVWEKFGESEKSLIYLSEIFNHSSISLTRRYLGIRQSEISNIYTNL
- a CDS encoding energy transducer TonB encodes the protein MQIGLVVTLALVLIAFEWTSTDVDVSQFEMAEDLEAEEEIMPITRQEEVKPPPPPPPPKVTDVLNIVEDDVELDEELDIEDTEMEEDTEVDFSDLAMDEEEAEDAPVFFIVEEMPEFPGGEEALRKFIAQSVKYPVIAQENGIQGRVYVSFVVNTKGAVTDVKIARGVDPNLDKEAIRVVNSMPAWKPGKQRGKAVKVSYTVPINFVLQ
- a CDS encoding aspartate-semialdehyde dehydrogenase; its protein translation is MKVAIVGASGAVGQEFLKVLEERNFPLDELVLFGSSRSAGKTYTFKGKTLTVKELKHNDDFKGIDIALTSAGGGTSKDFAETITKHGTIMIDNSSAFRMDDDVPLVVPEVNAEDCKNAPRNIIANPNCTTIQMVVALKPINEISHIKQVHVSTYQASSGAGASGMAELENQIKAIVEGKNIDVSAFQYQLAMNLIPQVDVFTDNNYTKEEMKMFNETRKIMHSDIRVSATCVRVPILRAHSESIWLETENAIAPEQAQEAFRNADGVILMDEPQEKQYPMPLFLAGKDEVFVGRVRADLANPNGLAFWCVSDQIKKGAALNAVQIAEYMIKEGLIK